ACCAGAACAACATTTTTAAAGAAGGCCACATCCTAGATAAGGAGGCGTCAAGGAAACGAATGAGAGGAAGAGTGCCATATCTACTGACATTCTGCAAGCATTACAACGCAAAGCACCTAGTCTCCAACCGATGGCAATAGATAGTTGGAAAGATATCTGGTAGAATTACATTTTTATTAATAGGTAAATGGTAGATTATAAACCTTAATTACCTTCTCAAAGCCGGGTAACAGTCAAGAGCCTTTTCTATAACGACTTTGTAATCAGCTAAGGCTAGTCCTTGCTCGGATTCGTCTAGCAAGCAGCAACTCTTTAGAGAATCAAGGTCTCTGTGATTGGGAGTTGCATAGCACCTAGTAAGGCAAAAACCAAATTATACTTCACTGTCTAAATTGTTATGTTTTACCTCTGATATTCAAGGGATTATTGAATATCCTTTGCGTTAAGATGtcggaaagaagaaggcagTGAAATCAGCCATGATGCGCCCATAAGAGACGACAACCGCTCAGCGAAATATTCGGTTAGGTGCATGCTCCTGTactaaacaaaaagaagaaactttATTGATATGACATGTTGACACACTTCTAATGATTAAATACTCAGCACATCAATGAACGAACAGACCAGACAGGCAGACAGCAATTTTGAAACGGACACACACACCCCAGCCTCCCCTTCTTAAAGTGCAGAATCATTGTAACAGGGAACAAGATCCCGTGGCACGTCATAAGCCCTCTCCTCCCCATCATCGACCGAGAAATCGTAAATAGGATTATCAATCACAGGCTGAGTCTCGCTGAAATGTGATTGACATTGCAGTTGTCGTAGATGCCCTCGTCATCGTTGTCATCCATGTCCCCTTTATCACAATAGATAGGATTCCTAATTCCTCCGCCAGTGAAAGTCGGCTCGTAAATAGGATTGTGCATCGCCTCATTCGACACCACGTACTCGCCGTGAGCCGCACTATCGCCTCGAATCGAAGCTCGCGCAATAGCCAAGCGCTTCCGCCGCTGTCGCTTTCGCACGAAGATCAGCGTTAACATAATCGACAAGACGAGCAAGGCGACGCAGGAAATCGCTGCTATGACCCAAGTATATTCGACATTCGTACTGTCGtcaacgccgccgtcaaAATGAGCTGAATTCGTCGGAGACGTTGCGTTGGGACTTCTGCTCGATACCGTTTTGCACGTCAAACCGATTTCACTTCCAAACGCTTGATTCATGCTCCCTTCGTCGCAGTCGGTTTTCAGTCCGATCAAAACCGAAGTCACCGGCACCGGTTTGTCGTTGAACAGAATGACGAAGTGCACGGACATTTCGCCGTTTCCGATATTGACAACATCGATAACGTACACCGAAGATATGCCGAAGTTGATCACATTCGAACTGTCGTCCGGATCGGGTAGGGGAACGTAGAGGTTGTCTTTGAGGTAGCGTTCCAattgcttttgaaaatcgacgctaCGGGGAGTGAGATCGTTCGGAAACGGCAACGTAACGACAAACTGGTCGGGAACGCATAAGTAATCGGCGTCGATGTCCGTTAATATTGTCACGCTGGGCGAACTGGCGGCGTCGAGCGGCTTGGGAATGCACGTCTCCTGTCGGCACGGCCGATCATCGCAGGCGTCGATCAAAAACGTGCACCGATCGCCAGTATAGTCGGGCGAACACAgacaacgaaacgtcgccacGCCGTCTATGCACGTGCTCGCGCCGAAACACGGCAACTACgcgcaatcgtcgacgttctcctcGCACAGGACACCGCGATAGCCGTCGCGACACGAACAGGCGAAaccgttgacgacgtcgagacaattgccgccgacgccgcacggattcgacgcgcactcgtcgaccTGAACGCTGCAGTCCGGTTGCAAAAATCCGACGTTGCAACGGCACGTGTATCCGTCCACGTGGTCAACGCACGTGCCGTTGTTGCatagcaacgacgacgaattgccgTCGACCGCCGGAGTTTCGCAGTAGTCGATGTCGTTgcaaacgacgccgtcgcccgtGTATCCTGGACGGCATTCGCatcggctcgtcgtcgcgctcaTTCGAATGCACGTggcgcgcgtcgcgtcgtcgcagccGGCGGTGCCGAGCGCGCACGGATCCGTTCGTTTCACGCCAACGTCGAGCGTCAAGacggacgacgtcggcggatAGTCGCTGTCCGACGCCAAGATTTCTAGCGCGAATGATGATACGTTGTCGTAGTTCAGGCTTCGATTGAGATAGAGGAACGTTCCCGATGCATTCGTGACGAGATAGAAGTCGATCGAATTTGCGACGCCGTTCACCGATAGAATGACGTACGATATCGGACCGTTGCTTTCGGGATTGAAAACATCTATAGCGCCGACTAGGTCGGCGGGAGACGCGTTTTCGGGCACTTcggggccccctttgagGGTGATATTTGTCGGCGCTTCGTTGATGTCAATAATCGTGAAGAAGAAGGTTTCGCTGAAGCTTAGAGGCGGCAGgccatcgtcgacgacgaatacaGTGACATTGATGACTGGATCGGCGAGGCTTTCGTAGTCTAAGCTAACTGGCCGAGCGACGACCAACTCCCTTCCTTCGTTAATGAgctacgaagaaaaaatagtcTTCAGCAAAGGTCTTATACTAACGTTGCGTTGCTAGACTTTAGTATACTCGTTTTAATTTCCTCAACTCTAATGAGCGAGAAGAAATATTCTTGTTATTTTTACTAACTAATACACTAATCAATTCCCATGCCATCTATGCCCATGTACTCTACGTCAAACGCGTTAGCGAGAAAACCTTCCAGACTATAATAGTGCGTCTGACCGCgatcctcgtcgacgaccgaCACGTTTGCAATCACGGCACCGACGGGCACGTTctcgcgaattcgacgagatccCGTCAGCTCGATCTTCGTCGCCggctcgttgacgtcgatcacgcgaacgacgaacgaatcaTCGAGACTGAGCGGCGTCGGACGACCGTCGTCGCTGCATCGGAACAACACCCAAATCGACGGGTCCCTTTCGAAGTCGATGTCGGCACCGACGGCGACGTACAATTCATGCGTCGGTCCTTGGACGACGGTGAAGAAGTCGGATCCGTTTAGTAATTTGCACGTGTGCGTCTGATTGAAATCGGGATCGATGATCGTCAGATTAGCGACGAATGTTCCGGCCGGACtattttcgtcgatttcgccttCGTAGTAGGACAAGATGTCGGTCGGCggttcgttgacgtcgagaatGTTCACAATCACATCGTTCTAGATAAAAGAATAAAGTTCGTAAGTTCTGTGAAAAGACGCTAATTCAATTACTTCGTAACTTAGAGGCGGAGTGCCGTTGTCCGTCGTTcttatgacgacgacgtaaacgttttcttcttcgtagtTAAATCTCGTACCACTGGGAACAACCAAGGTATTGCCGTCCAAATCGAAATACGCTAAAAAGGGAAAAATtatcaaatatttatttacccTTTGGGCTTTCTTTGACTGACTCGTAACGTTTCCAATTGGGACAATAGCGTACGTATGATTTTGTCCCCTATCCTCGTCCACCGTCTCGAGCACTCCGATAATCGTTCCACCAGgcgaattctcgtcgactcCCTTGCTCTTGAACACGACCTTCGTCGGCTGATCGTTAACATTTCCGACTTGAATCGCTATTTCTACAGTCGTGCTCGCCGGACTCAGTCCATTTTCCGTCGCCGTGAGACGGACGCGATAGCTCGATTTGACTTCGTAGTCAAACTttgccgtcgaaacgagatCGGTACCGTTGATTGCAAAAGGAACCGACGCGTTGCCTGACAGAGCGTACGTCACGTTCTGCACCCACGCCACTTCGTTGTCCGGATCCGTGCTCGTGATTATTCCCACTGTCGTGCCGACGTCAAGAttctcgtcgatgacgtaatCGGTCAGACCAACGAAAGTCGGAGCTTCGTTGACGTTGAGGATCTCAATAACAAACTGTCCGTCGAGGAATGTAATTggcacgccgtcgtcaaagCAACGAATCTAATTAGACAAATTTAGGTAACCAAAAGGAATCTCGATTTCACGTACGTCAATTGTGTAATTTCGTTCTTCCTCGTAATTGAGCTCGTTTCGGGCGACAATCAAAGTCACATTGTCAACGACCtaaagagaacgagaaaaactTTGCGAGGAGCAACGAAGGAcgccttttttcttacctcgAACGGTTGTTCGGGATAGTCCAATACAACGCAGGCGTGCTTCTGACGACTCGATTTCTCATTATCGGGATCCGAGAcaacgatcgtcgcgacgacagTGCCGTTGCGACTATTCTCGACAATCTGAAGTGCCTCTCTCTAGTTACAAGGAATCAATATTATCAATAAACGTACCTCCTGATTGGTCAAGGTAATATTAGTCGGCTTCTCGTTTAGGTCTGTAATATTGACGACGACTGACCCAGTAAACGAGAGAGGCGGACTGCCGGAGTCTACGGTCGAAACCTCAACGGTGTAATGCGTTACAGCTTCGTAATTCAAATCAGCTCCGTCCATCACTGACACTATACCGGTCAAAGAGTTGACCTGAAATAGTCCGGACACAGCTCGATCTGCAGACAGTATCCCGCTGCCAGGATAGGCGGCTACGATAGAAACCGAGTGCGTATCGGCAAAGTCTTCGTCGAAGGTAAACACGTGTCCAACAAATGTTCCGCCGACGCTGTTTTCCGGAACGGAGCTCGGGCCGATAAGTTGGATTCCAGTCGGTCGATCGTTCTCGTCTGTGACGTCCACTTGAAACGTTTCGGTGATGTAGAGACCCCCGCTGTCGGTCGATCGCACGACGACTTTCCACGAGGGAGTCTCTTCGAAATCGAGACTACGCGTCGTTCTCAGTTCGCTGCCCACGAAATGGAAAGGAAAGTCGACTGGCACGTTTTCCAGCGTGTAGACGAAAGTCTagtaagaaaatcgtcgtcaagtcCCGTGCCATGGTCGCCGCGCGCACGTACCTGTCGATCTTCGATCTCGTTGTCCGGATCGTCTGTCGTGAATTGCGCGACCAATTGGCCCGCTGCCTGATTCTCAGCCACGGTACCGCCCTGCATGTGTGTGCTCGTCGGCATCTCGTTGACGTCCGTGACGACGACCACGAACGCCTGGTCTCTGCTCAAAGGCGGAATACCGTCGTCTACGCAACGTATGAGTACAGGCCAAGTGGAGTTCGTTTCGAAGTTGAGACTGGAATCGGCAACCTAAATTTTATGCTTCCATCGTTGCTATAGAAACGAGATGGATGTTCTGCCCTACCATGAGAGCGTTGTCTTCGATGACAAATCGTCCACCAGAGTTACCAATAGCTGAACAGGTGTGGTTTTGCCAAGAACCAGCAGGACCGAAATTATCTGGATCAACAACGGTAATGATTCCGACTCCGGCGTTAACCGGCGAATTTTCAGTAACCTGCACATACGATTTAAAGAATGATTTTGACTAGCCAGCGAAGAATAACTCACATTCAAATTAGACACAATAACGAGAGTGGGAttttcgttcacgtcgagCACCGTAACGAGGAACGTTTCTTCGCGATAGAGTGGAGGCACGCCGTCGTCAGTCGATCGCACCGTCACGTTGCATTCGCTTTTCGCCTCGAAATTCAATCCAGCATTCGGTGCCGTATACAATTGACAGTTTTTCACAACGAAGAGCCCGttagcgtcgtcgacgagcgtgCACGTGTGGGTGTGCGTGGGATCCTGATCTTCCGTAACGAAATCGCCGATCAATTGATCGTTGAGATTTTCGTAGACTTCATCGACAGTCAATTCAATGTTCTTCAATAAAGAGCCTTATAAAAAAGGTGAAACGTTAAAGGATTAGGACTTACGTGCGGCACGTCATTGACGTTGACAATGTCGACATTATAACGACGAGTGAAGAACAGTCCCTTCAAGTCTGTCGTGCGGATATCGATATAATGTTTGGAGTTGCTCTCGTAGTCCAAATTGCCATTGACAATCAGTGTCGTCCAACACATCGTATTAATTCCCTGAAAGAAACGATAGGATTGTCTTACTAGCGGCTCTACAGGTATGTCACCCACCGGTTTATCGGTAATTGTTTTGCACGTGGCACTTGCTCCCAGCGAGAATTTTCCGTTGGCCGTGTCGTCAAGACGAAACGTCAgcgtctcgttttcgtcgtgatCCATTGCGACGATCTTCCCGACAACGGCTCCAACAGGCGACAGCTCTTCGACTAGCGGATGGTCGTTGGCGAATTTTAGCTGACCGTTCTCGTCGGTGACGTTGATGCGAATCGGAgcctcgttcacgtcgagaACTTCGATAGTGAACGACTTCGtaatctagaaaaaaagtcgGAATGTATGAAGAGCTAATATGTACGTAGTAGGTGTCCTCACGGAAAGGGCTGGTTTCCCGTTGTCTTTCGCCTCGACAATCACAGTGTGCGAATTGAAAGTCTCGTAGTCGGCAGACGTCGCCTTTTGCAACTCATCGCCGACAATCTTAAACCTcccattgtcgtcgtcgatcaacgTATATGTTGTCGTctgcgagacgtcgtcgtccgtcgacgacagTTTTCCCACGACCATTCCCGCCGGCGCATTCTCGAAGACTTTTTCGTGGGACAAGTCAAGAGCGCGGGGTCGATCGTTCACATCGGTCAATTGAATCATCAGCACGTAATCGATCGACAGGGCCGGCGAGCCGCTGTCCGTCGctcgcacgacgacgtcgtactctttcttttcttcgataTTCAAAAGACATTCCTTACCGCCGAGAGCTAGGCACTTCGCGTTTGACGCTGCCACttcgaccacgcccccgTCCAATCTGAATCGACCCGACGCACCGTCCAACATCGAATAGGTGAACGTTTGTCGAGCGGATGCGAGATTGTCCGGATCGGTGGTCGATAATTTTCCGATTCGCGTGTTCGCGCCGCTGTTTTCCGGCACGGTGTTGGAGTTAATGCTAATTGACGTCGGTTTCTCATTTACGTCGAGAACGCGAACGatgaacgtcgccgtcaccgacATGGGCGGCGATCCGCTATCGGTCGACATGACAACGATCGTGTGACAATCGGCGATCTCGTaattcaaattcgccgacggcgacacTTTGATTTtggtgccgtcgacgacgaatttgcCGCCGGCGCTGTTGATCAATTTGTACGCGTGAGTctgcgcgacgtcgtcgtcgatcgtcaccagaccgccgacgacggctcTGTTCTTATTTTCGACAGCGGTAGGAGAGCCGCCGGCCAATTGAATAGCcttaattagagaaaaagtgctatctcatttttttcgGTTTGTTCGTGTTGTCTTTTTACCGTGGGTTTGTCGtttacgtcgacgacggcaattgTAAAGCGAATAGCAACGAAAAGTCCGCCCTTGTCCGTTGCTCGAATTATAATCGTGTGCTTGCCGTTTCCTTCGTAGTTCAATGCGCCTGCTACCGTCACCGATGCCGTGCACACGGACTTGACCCcctgagaaagagaaaaagaacggTTTGAGAACAAGAGTCACTAATATTCTATTTACAGCAATTAAATTGGTCGAACTGCAAATTCCACTCTTCTCCACTTGGAAAAgtccgccggcgtcgtcgtccaacgAAAACGTTAGTTTCTGAGCGGCATCTTCGTCGTGGGCTTCTACGATGCCGACGGCGGTTTTCAGGCGAGAGTTTTCGCTCACTCGAGGCGAATTGTCACCAAAGCTCAGCTGCCGTTTTTATCTTTAAAGATGATCGTCACGGGCGGCTCGTTGACGTTCAGTACTTCGACTGTAAAGACTTTGGTCATCTGCGTAAACGAGGTCAGGGAGAAATCGCACGGAAACAATTTCTTACGGATAGTTTCGGATTGCCGTTGTCCGTCACGACGATCGTTACGGAATGagacgtcttcgtttcgtaATCGGCCGATTTGGCTTTCTGCAGTTTGTTGTCTTTCAATTTGAACAGTCCCTTATCGTCGTTCGTTAATTTATACGTAAGACTTTGAccggcgtcttcgtctgtCGCACTCAACGTTCCGACTAGAGTTCCAGCAGGCGCATTCTCCTTAACCGAAAACGTATCGATTTGGAGATTTCGCGGCTGATCGTTGGCGTCCGTCACGGCGATCGTCACGGTGAAATCTTTCTGGAGGGGCGGACTTCCATTGTCCGtgacgcgaacgacgatctTGTGAGATTTCGCCTTTTCGTAATCGATCTTGCACTCGGCACCGCCGTTCTTCAAACAACCGACATTCGAGACCGCTCCCTTGACAACGCCTTTCTCGACTTTGAATCGACCCGCAGCGCTGTCGATGATAGTGTAGGTAAACGTCTGACGCACGCTCATAAAGTTGTCCGGATCGGTTGCCGTCAGCGTGCCGACGACGGTATTCAAAGCGCTGTTTTCCGTCACTTTGCCGTTCGACAAACGAACGGCGGTCGGAACCTCGTTGACGTCCTTCACTTGAACGGTGAACGATTTCTCGACGAACAGAGGCGGAGATCCGGAGTCGGTCGATCGAACGATGATCGTGTATTGAGAAGCGTCTTCGTAATTCAAATTCGCGTTCGAGGACGTCATCAATGTACTGCCCTTTATCACGAATCGATCGCCGGCCGAATTCGTGAGCGTGTACGTGTGAAAGTTTgccggatcgtcgtcggtcgtcgtGAAACTGCCGAGACGTTTgccgttctcgttctcgtcgattgaCGGTTGAGCGCCGCCGGAGAAGGAAATGTCTCTCGGtcgatcgttgacgtcgacgattttaaTCGAATATCGAGCCGTTTTGAAGAGTTGGTGCTCGTCGGTGactcgaacgacgatcgcgtgCAAGGCGTCGACTTCGTGATTGAGAACGCCATTGACGATGACCGGAACGGTGcatttcgtcttcaaattctAGGTAACGAAAATTAGACAACTATCTTCCAAAGGAGTATACATGCACCTAATGTAAGCCCAAACCTCCTTCTAACGAAACGTTCACCAAATCTTCTATGCATTTATTTTATCTCCTTACCTGAACGTTGACTGACGCACAGGTGACGGAAGACGTCTTCAGTGCAAATCGATTTCCCGCCGTGTCGTCGAGCCGGAATGCGAGCTTCTGATTGGCGTCGGCATCGTACGCGACGAGAGTTCCGACTATCGTTCCCTTCACCGAATTTTCCTTCACCGTCGGATTATTGCCGGCAAACGACATCTGCccgttcgtcgacgcaaaCGTGATGCTGACGGGCggctcgttgacgtcgagaatcTCGATCGTAAACGTCTTCGAAACTCTCATGGCTGGTTTACCGTTGTCCGtcgcaacggcgacgattttataactcgtcgtcgtttcgtagtcgattccgctcgacgtctttcgcaCGACCTGATTAGCGGCGTTGAGCGAGAATCGAccgccggcgtcgttcgaGAGCGTGTACATTATTTTCTGCCCGGAGTTTTCGTCGCTAACCGACAAGCCACCGATGGGAGTATTAACAGCGGCGTCCTCTTTCATCGTATAGCCGGAAAGCTTGAGATTCCTCGGCTGgtcgttgacgtcgcgaagacgaacggtgaaagtgacgtctttgtacagcgacggcgatccgTTGTCTTGACTCCGAATACGTACGGTCAAGGTCTTCTGCGTTTCGTAGTTGAGTAAGCAGAGGCTTCCGCCTTCGGCTAGACAGCGGCTATTGGACGCAGCGACTTCGAGTCGATTGCCGTTGACTCGAAATCGGCCGCGAGCGCTGTCGAGAAGCGAGTACGCAAACGCTTGGCCATTGTCGGgatccgtcgtcgccagGGAACCGACGAGGGTCCCCTTTGCGCTATTCTCATTCAGGTAGACGTTGGATAACTACAGAAGCATCAGATAGAGCCAGAAcaaaagcgagaaagacgtTACATCGCACCGATATGCCTGTTGGTCGTTCATTGACATTTCGCACGTTGACTGTGAATGAAGAATCCAAATAGAGACCCCTGTTGTCCGTGCTGCGAACCTTTATCTCAAAActaaggagaaaaaggaactTCTTTCTGCCGTACATGAACACTGCGTGGAGTACCTGTTTGGCGACACCTCGTAGTTAGGACTGAAGGTGATTGCGAGACTGCTTCGCTAACAAGTTTGAATTTTCCGTTGGCGCTGTTGAGCAGACGATATGTGCAAGTGTCTTTGGGATTCGGATCCGTTGTCGTAAACGCGCCGACAACCGACTCCGCCTTCACGTTCTCGTACACATCACTTCTCGACAGAGACACCTACATGAAGGAAAACTAGAACGAGAATCGGAGTCAGATCTTTCTTTTACCTTGCTTGGCGGTTTGTTAATTCTGGAGCAGTAGCTTCCACTGTACGTCGTCCACGCTCCGGATGACTGACAGGTAATCGAACTCGGTCCGTTCTTCAGTTCGTATCCGTTCGGACACTGGGTGACGCACGTTTTCCCGTACGACGTTCCGGAGGggcacgaaaacgtcgcatATTTGCACGTCGTGCCGTACGTCGTGCCCGACGGACAGAATGTTACCGACGGCGCGCCGCAATCACGCGGACGAcacgttcgtcgatcgctgTTGAGAAGGTAGCCACTGCGGCACgagcacgtgccgccgttgcaGTTGTGCGAGCAGCCGCCGTTTGCCGACCCGCACTGTCGCGATTGCTAGCGGTAAAACAAAATTAACAGCTACAATGATTCATTCAGTACGAGTAATATTAATAAAGCATCTACATTCGCAGCGGGTTTCGTTCTAAAAGTGTTtataaaattaaattggGTAGTTAGAGCCCGATTCGACATCTGACGGCAAATTGTGTAGGGCTAAAATGAGGTTCGGGACAACGTACAACTTAGTCGGAAAGCTGCCGTACACAGCACGCTCTTCCTAGGTACATAGAAGTAATGCACTTTAATAGGCATGAATTGGGACAAAGGGAAAAAGGAGACTAAGTGAAAACTTCTAAAGAAGGCCTCAGGAACACGAAGGATGCGCGCATCTTAAACCTCCTACGCGCAATGAACTAAAAATTTTACCGATAGAGAAGGACAGCCCGATCCTCGGCAATTTTGACTCTGGGAAACGCTTCGGTAACGATACGACAATCCGAGGGTGCACTTTTCCGAACAACCGCCCCAATTTCCCCACGAGTTCACCTGAAAGCAAAATGAGAAAAGTGAAAGACAGACGGGGACGCGTACGACAAACCTGGCAGTCTCGATTCGCCGCGTACGACGTGCACATTCTCGACTCGGACAAGGACGGGCACGGGCCGCCGCAAAAGGCGGCCGTCGTTACCCGTCGAGTGCGAGTCGATTGACCCGACCCGCACTGGTTACTGCACTGTGACCAAGTCGACCAGCCGCTGACGACGCAATTGCGTCTATCGTAGCGCTGACAGGACCTCGATCGACTCAGAGTCGGACACGACGTACCGCCGCAACTGGCACTCTTCCAAACAGACCGAGACTGAGACCTACGAAAgattcaataaataaatgaaaagtCCAAGTCAGTAAACGTTTCTCACTGGCGTCCGGAACCGCAGCTGGCCGAACATAAGCCCCAGCTACCCCACCCGTTGACGGCGCAGTCCACTGGGCAACAGCCCGCCGAACAACCGATTGTCtgattcgtcgacggacaCGACGAGCCGCCGCAATAGGGCGACACTCTCACGCTTCGATAGTCATTGTTCCCTGACCGCAATTTGCACTACAGCAACCGTACGACGACCAGCTGTTCATCTAACGACAATTCGTCGTAGCTATATAAATAGAGGTTCAAGTGACACGCGGTCTACTCACTTGACAATCTCTTCTGGAGTACTGCGAACAGAGATGACTACTGGAGATACTCGGACAGCCAGAGCCGCCACAACTGGCTCTtctcgtcacgacgacgccacGCGTCTGGCGTCCGTATCCACAATTTGCTGAACAGGAGCCCCAAGAGCTCCACTTCCACTGACAATTTTGCCTACAGCAGCCGCACTTTTCCCGATGCGTTTCCGACAGGGCGGGACAGCCGGATCCCCCGCACGACGACGCCCGCGAGACCGAGCGATAGCGACGctgcgtcgccgtcgttccgcACGGGCAGTTCGTCGACCACGAGTTCCACTGGTTCACGAGGCAATTGACCCGGCAACAGGCGTTTCCGCACGATTGTTGCCAGCTGCGCCAGTTTGAACAGGCCGATCCGCCGCACGACGCCGAGCGTCGCGTAGAACGGGTACGATACCGATATCCTCCGCCGCACGTTTGACTGCACGAACCCCAGCTGCTCCAATTGTTGAGAAGGCAActacgaagaagaatttctcATTAAAGTTATCGAAATCTGCCGCTTGAAACGAAGCTGACTTTTTCGGACAGCAGCATCCTCCAAATTGGACGTTGCTGTTGATGTTGCACGATCCGCCGCAAAATATATTTGAcctaaaaagaacaaaatgATTATCCTCGAATCAAATAACAACAGACCATTAACCTATAAAAAATCCTATACTCTAATAAAACCTAAATTACCTGACAGTCCATTGATCTAAAATGCATTTTAATGAAGCAAACTACGCTAATACGTCTAAATCAcctcaaaatccattgacctagaaTAATGCCTATACgctaatcaacctagattacctcacaatccattgacctaaaatatgcATCTATTCAAACCTAAATTACCTGATACAATTCACTGAAATGGTCTAACCGGGGGTGGCGGCTGCAAGCTAAGCACGTTCAGgggaaaggagctacaaaCCTACTAAGCCTCTAATcgccctacctactgacagccgccTTCAGCCCTAATGCAAAGGGAAGGGACCAGTGCACACTAACATAGTCGGTCGTGATGCAAAACCAAGAACGATGCTACGTCTACAATGAATGCGTGTCGTCCCGCTACACTCCCCGTAACACACGCAAATGAAGCCTCATGCATTGCCATGACACCAGCTCGCACTTCTcaaccccaacccgccctcgattacTAGTGTTTAGATTCGTTCCGAAATCGTTCTATGCTGAGGAGTGCGAGTGGCATGCCAGGCAATCCACGACGTGTGTGTGACAGAGAGGCCCGCCCCCTAAGTGCATGCCTACTCCACGGGGACCCCAAGAGAAAAAcctcgaaaaaaattcactgATCTTCGTCTGCGCTACACCCATGGGCACACCGCGTCGGAAAGTAGACGATCCGCCGTTTATAAGGCGGGAAGACTTGGCAACGTGCCGtttaattctaaaagacATATATCAAGTCAATTGCGAGAAAAGAGATTGTCATTTGCGTATCGAGGGTGACATGACAAATGTAGTAAGGTCTAATCCAGGCTAACGGGAGGGAGGATAGATAATGGGTAGTTGGAGAGATAATAAAATAGTCTAGTCTGAAGTCTGGGGTAAGCACAACGCTTCACTACAATGGTGACAGGAGTCCTcatctcgacgccgt
The genomic region above belongs to Oscarella lobularis chromosome 12, ooOscLobu1.1, whole genome shotgun sequence and contains:
- the LOC136193956 gene encoding protocadherin-1-like codes for the protein MDCQWILRSMDCQVNGLLSNIFCGGSCNINSNVQFGGCCCPKNCLLNNWSSWGSCSQTCGGGYRYRTRSTRRSASCGGSACSNWRSWQQSCGNACCRVNCLVNQWNSWSTNCPCGTTATQRRYRSVSRASSCGGSGCPALSETHREKSQSRSVWKSASCGGTSCPTLSRSRSCQRYDRRNCVVSGWSTWSQCSNQCGSGQSTRTRRVTTAAFCGGPCPSLSESRMCTSYAANRDCQVNSWGNWGGCSEKCTLGLSYRYRSVSQSQNCRGSGCPSLSQSRQCGSANGGCSHNCNGGTCSCRSGYLLNSDRRTCRPRDCGAPSVTFCPSGTTYGTTCKYATFSCPSGTSYGKTCVTQCPNGYELKNGPSSITCQSSGAWTTYSGSYCSRINKPPSKVSLSRSDVYENVKAESVVGAFTTTDPNPKDTCTYRLLNSANGKFKLVLHAVFMYGRKKFLFLLSFEIKVRSTDNRGLYLDSSFTVNVRNVNERPTGISLSNVYLNENSAKGTLVGSLATTDPDNGQAFAYSLLDSARGRFRVNGNRLEVAASNSRCLAEGGSLCLLNYETQKTLTVRIRSQDNGSPSLYKDVTFTVRLRDVNDQPRNLKLSGYTMKEDAAVNTPIGGLSVSDENSGQKIMYTLSNDAGGRFSLNAANQVVRKTSSGIDYETTTSYKIVAVATDNGKPAMRVSKTFTIEILDVNEPPVSITFASTNGQMSFAGNNPTVKENSVKGTIVGTLVAYDADANQKLAFRLDDTAGNRFALKTSSVTCASVNVQNLKTKCTVPVIVNGVLNHEVDALHAIVVRVTDEHQLFKTARYSIKIVDVNDRPRDISFSGGAQPSIDENENGKRLGSFTTTDDDPANFHTYTLTNSAGDRFVIKGSTLMTSSNANLNYEDASQYTIIVRSTDSGSPPLFVEKSFTVQVKDVNEVPTAVRLSNGKVTENSALNTVVGTLTATDPDNFMSVRQTFTYTIIDSAAGRFKVEKGVVKGAVSNVGCLKNGGAECKIDYEKAKSHKIVVRVTDNGSPPLQKDFTVTIAVTDANDQPRNLQIDTFSVKENAPAGTLVGTLSATDEDAGQSLTYKLTNDDKGLFKLKDNKLQKAKSADYETKTSHSVTIVVTDNGNPKLSMTKVFTVEVLNVNEPPVTIIFKDKNGS